Proteins encoded within one genomic window of Triticum aestivum cultivar Chinese Spring chromosome 2D, IWGSC CS RefSeq v2.1, whole genome shotgun sequence:
- the LOC123055005 gene encoding DNA polymerase I A, chloroplastic produces the protein MAAPAPVPAQLRRCPCSAPLWPPSPLLRRHRRASPFVGGRRQGYSHSSGLGINDNSAFRPGVYLNFNVQSSAQEWKEESKRICSIKTTNAVMNNVYNGYALRSGNLHHDPLEDCKTSNQSSLYSVRERMAPNSLANRHANMELAKHHVTSPTAGAVSALTSAVNYDIKPLNRSSGSEVEIQWPNGSKIDASLPNIHQVKKGLQFDGKADGYDEVELECTAKTVVNDDIKLPNRPSDSEVEMHWPNGSEIDDSLLNTGKVKKSPKIRKVKKSPQFNDLAMDGYNEAEHECIAKTALQPPPAKAPLSEEAKEARKALATIYDKVLVVDTVESARSVVQLLTTKYKSFIHACDTEVSNIDVKQETPVGHGDVTCFSIYSASSDAEADFGNGKTCIWVDVLDGERDVLMEFVPFFEDSAIRKVWHNYSFDKHVIENYGIKVAGFHADTMHLARLWDSSRRLDGGYSLEGLTNDSRVMGVVPKELQKIGKRSMKTIFGRKKIKKDGSEGKITTIESVEVLQREDRELWISYSSLDSMSTLRLYESLKSKLEKKHWTFDGCPRGSLYDFYEEYWRPFGAILVKMETAGMLVDRAYLSEIEKVAVAQRKVAADKFQKWASKYCPDAKYMNVNSDTQIRQLFFGGIENRRNPGEFLPKSRALKVPNDVNTVTEGKKAPKYRTIEICSIVEGLKPEVFTASGWPSVSGDALRSLAGKLKTDLYTTEDAEDDEYVSDSEISVDDVEDATSYGTAYKAFGGGKEGKEACYAIAALCEICSIDSLISNFILPLQGNRISCKEGRIHCSLNINTETGRLSARAPNLQNQPALEKDRYKIRQAFVAAPGNSLIVADYGQLELRILAHLANCRSMLDAFKAGGDFHSRTAMNMYQHIREAVEEKRVLLEWDPQPGQEKPPVPLLKDAFGAERRKAKMLNFSIAYGKTAAGLARDWKVSKREADDTLDLWYSDRKEVKSWQREQKELAYEKSEVYTLLGRSRRFPNIASVSSKQWKHIERAAINAPVQGSAADVAMCAMIEIERNTRLKELGWTLLLQVHDEVILEGPSESADVAKAIVVECMSKPFYGTNILSVDLAVDAKCAQNWYAAK, from the exons ATGGCCGCGCCGGCGCCCGTGCCCGCGCAGCTCCGGAGGTGCCCCTGCTCTGCGCCCCTCTGgccgccctcccccctcctccgccgccaccgccgcgcctcGCCCTTCGTCGGCGGCAGGAG GCAGGGATACTCTCACAGTTCTGGCCTTGGAATAAATGACAATAGCGCCTTCAGGCCTGGAGTATATCTCAACTTCAACGTGCAAAGCAGTGCACAAGAATGGAAAGAGGAGAGCAAGAGGATATGTTCTATCAAAACCACCAATGCTGTCATGAACAACGTTTATAATGGTTACGCTCTGCGATCAGGAAATCTTCATCATGATCCCTTGGAAGATTGCAAGACCTCCAATCAGTCTTCATTGTACAGTGTAAGAGAAAGAATGGCTCCTAACTCTCTTGCAAATAGGCACGCCAATATGGAACTGGCAAAGCATCATGTGACGAGTCCCACTGCAGGTGCCGTGTCAGCACTGACCAGTGCTGTTAATTATGACATCAAACCGCTAAACAGGTCTAGTGGCTCCGAAGTGGAAATCCAATGGCCTAATGGTTCCAAAATTGATGCTTCTCTGCCAAATATTCATCAAGTCAAAAAGGGCCTGCAGTTTGATGGCAAGGCCGATGGTTATGATGAAGTTGAGCTTGAATGCACAGCCAAAACTGTGGTTAATGATGACATCAAACTGCCAAACAGGCCAAGTGACTCTGAGGTGGAGATGCATTGGCCTAATGGCTCTGAGATTGATGATTCTCTGCTAAATACTGGTAAAGTCAAAAAGAGCCCTAAGATTCGTAAAGTCAAGAAGAGCCCTCAGTTTAATGACTTGGCTATGGATGGCTATAATGAAGCTGAGCATGAATGCATAGCCAAGACAGCGTTACAGCCTCCTCCAGCTAAAGCCCCCTTGTCCGAGGAGGCTAAAGAGGCACGGAAGGCTCTTGCTACCATCTACGACAAAGTTCTTGTGGTCGACACTGTCGAATCAGCTAGGAGTGTTGTTCAGCTACTTACCACAAAGTACAAGAGCTTTATTCATGCATGTGACACAGAG GTGTCAAATATTGATGTTAAACAAGAGACACCAGTTGGCCATGGAGATGTTACATGCTTTAGCATCTATTCTGCCAGCTCTGATGCTGAAGCTGATTTTGGAAATGGTAAAACATGCATTTGGGTGGATGTACTGGATGGCGAAAGGGATGTCCTCATGGAGTTTGTTCCCTTTTTTGAAGATTCAGCGATCCGGAAG GTATGGCACAACTATAGTTTCGATAAACACGTAATTGAGAACTATGGAATCAAAGTTGCTGGATTTCATGCCGATACAATGCATCTCGCACGGCTTTGGGACTCTTCGAGAAGACTTGATGGAGGATATTCACTCGAAGGACTCACAAATGATAGCAGAGTCATGGGTGTGGTCCCAAAGGAACTACAAAAGATTGGAAAGAGATCAATGAAAACCATCTTTGGCAGGAAAAAGATTAAAAAAGATGGCTCTGAAGGAAAAATTACTACCATAGAGTCCGTTGAGGTTTTGCAAAGAGAGGATAGAGAGCTGTGGATCAGCTATTCTTCTTTAGATTCAATGAGTACCTTGAGGCTTTATGAAAGCTTGAAAAGTAAGCTTGAAAAGAAGCACTGGACTTTTGATGGTTGCCCCAGAGGTTCATTGTATGATTTCTATGAGGAGTACTGGCGTCCTTTTGGCGCTATTCTTGTAAAAATGGAAACAGCTGGAATGCTTGTTGACCGTGCTTACCTGTCAGAGATTGAAAAAGTTGCTGTTGCACAGCGAAAAGTAGCTGCAGATAAATTTCAGAAATGGGCATCTAAATATTGCCCTGATGCAAAGTACATGAATGTTAATAGTGATACCCAGATTCGCCAACTCTTTTTTGGTGGCATAGAAAATAG ACGCAACCCTGGTGAATTTTTGCCAAAGAGTAGGGCTTTGAAAGTCCCAAATGATGTCAACACAGTTACAGAGGGCAAGAAGGCTCCAAAATATCGCACGATTGAAATTTGCAGTATTGTGGAAGGTCTAAAACCTGAGGTATTCACTGCAAGCGGCTGGCCTTCAGTCAGTGGGGATGCTTTGAGAAGTTTGGCTGGGAAACTGAAAACTGATCTTTACACAACGGAGGATGCAGAGGATGATGAATATGTCAGTGATTCAGAAATTTCTGTGGATGATGTAGAAGACGCTACCTCGTATGGCACTGCATACAAAGCATTTGGAGGTGGAAAGGAAGGAAAGGAAGCATGTTATGCCATTGCAGCTCTCTGCGAGATTTGCTCTATAGATTCGTTGATATCAAATTTTATTCTTCCCTTACAG GGAAATCGTATATCATGTAAGGAGGGGAGGATCCACTGTTCCTTAAATATCAACACTGAAACTGGACGTTTGTCAGCAAGGGCGCCGAATTTACAG AATCAACCTGCACTTGAAAAGGATCGGTACAAAATCCGCCAAGCTTTTGTTGCAGCTCCGGGGAACTCTCTTATTGTTGCTGATTATGGTCAG CTGGAGCTCAGGATCCTGGCACATCTTGCTAATTGTAGAAGTATGTTAGATGCCTTCAAAGCTGGCGGTGACTTCCATTCCAGGACAGCCATGAATATGTACCAGCATATTCGTGAGGCTGTTGAAGAAAAGAGAGTACTTCTTGAGTGGGATCCTCAACCTGGTCAAGAGAAACCTCCTGTGCCATTGTTGAAG GATGCATTTGGTGCTGAGAGGAGGAAAGCTAAGATGCTCAATTTCTCCATTGCATACGGAAAAACAGCTGCTGGGCTTGCTCGGGATTGGAAG GTATCAAAAAGGGAAGCAGATGATACACTGGATCTCTGGTACAGCGACAGAAAAGAAGTTAAGTCATGGCAAAGGGAACAGAAAGAATTAGCGTATGAGAAGTCTGAAGTTTATACTTTGCTTGGGCGATCGCGCCGTTTCCCCAACATTGCTTCTGTATCCTCTAAACAATGGAAGCACATCGAGCGTGCTGCCATCAATGCTCCTGTACAG GGCAGTGCAGCAGATGTTGCGATGTGTGCAATGATTGAGATAGAAAGGAATACCCGTCTTAAGGAGCTCGGTTGGACCCTCCTGTTGCAG GTGCACGATGAGGTGATACTGGAAGGACCTTCGGAGTCGGCCGACGTGGCCAAGGCAATAGTGGTTGAGTGCATGTCTAAGCCCTTCTACGGCACCAACATCCTGTCGGTTGACCTCGCTGTTGATGCAAAATGCGCACAGAACTGGTATGCGGCCAAGTAG
- the LOC123055006 gene encoding uncharacterized protein, giving the protein MALRRLARRLAPVPFPPRLLPLPTPGHLRLFSIGEKEPPHFMAEYLVSTCGLSPAAAAKAAPRFAHLGSPERPDAVLAFLCSQGLGKAQVRAIVARKPALLLSDVDATLSPKFTAVRALGLRRADAARLFALFPAALTYGVRSNLLPRVLFWLDLLGSTTLLMKWLAKTWLLKYSVDLLLRNLAALRRLGIPDGRLTAAVRLRPTLIMQSPDKLRALVGRVEEACGGVPPSPGMYSWCLFALHNVGDRAFRAKKAAVTRALGCTDEEFAGMFRRAPCFVFAPEALLRRKVEFLQATVGCSAGCIVRNPLLLTLSLDERMAPRCRAIEALRSKGVDIGKTKMVSVVRLPEAIFVERYILKYKGDVPELLELYPQARV; this is encoded by the coding sequence ATGGCGCTGCGGCGCCtcgcccgccgcctcgcgccggtTCCGTTCCCGCCGCGGCTCCTCCCACTCCCCACCCCCGGCCACCTCCGCCTCTTCTCCATCGGGGAAAAGGAGCCGCCGCACTTCATGGCCGAGTACCTCGTCTCCACCTGCGGCCTCTCGCCGGCGGCGGCCGCCAAGGCCGCCCCTCGGTTCGCGCACCTGGGCTCCCCGGAGCGGCCCGACGCCGTGCTTGCCTTCCTCTGCTCGCAGGGGCTGGGCAAGGCGCAGGTGCGCGCGATCGTGGCCCGGAAGCCGGCGCTGCTCCTCAGCGACGTGGACGCCACCCTCTCCCCCAAATTCACCGCCGTGCGCGCGCTCGGCCTCCGCCGCGCCGACGCCGCGCGGCTCTTCGCGCTCTTCCCGGCGGCGCTCACCTACGGCGTCCGCTCCAACCTGCTCCCGCGGGTGCTCTTCTGGCTCGACCTCCTCGGGTCCACCACCTTGCTGATGAAATGGCTGGCCAAGACGTGGCTGCTCAAGTACTCCGTCGACCTGCTCCTGCGGAACCTCGCCGCGCTCCGCCGCCTCGGCATCCCGGACGGCCGCCTCACGGCCGCCGTCCGGCTGCGGCCGACGCTCATCATGCAGTCGCCGGACAAGCTCCGGGCGCTGGTCGGCCGCGTGGAGGAGGCGTGCGGCGGGGTGCCGCCCAGCCCCGGGATGTACTCGTGGTGCCTCTTCGCGCTGCACAACGTCGGCGATCGCGCCTTCCGGGCCAAGAAGGCGGCCGTGACGCGCGCCCTCGGGTGCACGGACGAGGAGTTCGCCGGCATGTTCCGGCGCGCGCCGTGCTTCGTGTTCGCCCCCGAGGCGCTGCTGCGGCGCAAGGTGGAGTTCCTGCAGGCCACCGTGGGGTGCAGCGCCGGGTGCATCGTCAGGAACCCCCTGCTGCTGACGCTGAGCCTCGACGAGCGGATGGCGCCGCGGTGCCGCGCCATCGAGGCCCTGCGGTCCAAGGGCGTGGACATCGGGAAGACGAAGATGGTGAGCGTAGTGAGACTGCCGGAGGCCATTTTCGTGGAGAGGTACATTCTGAAATACAAGGGAGATGTGCCTGAACTCCTCGAGCTGTATCCTCAAGCTCGAGTTTAA